Within the Malassezia vespertilionis chromosome 3, complete sequence genome, the region ATCAAGGAAGTGTTTGGCACTTCGCCCTCGATCGTGATCGGCTGTGCCGGCATCGCGATTGGCGGACCGCTGCTCACGACTAGCAGCGGTATCGTGGATAAGACATTCAAGATCAACTCGCTCCAGCACATTCTCCTGGCCAAGGAGTTTGTGCCGTTCATGGCCAAGAACAACCACGGTCATTACGTCACTGTCGCCAGCTCTGCTTCGTACTACACCCCGCCCCTGCTCTCTGCCTACTGCATGTCCAaggctgctgcgctcgccttCCACGAGGAGCTCCGCGTCGAGCTTCGTGTTGCGTACAACGCTCCTCGTGTCCGTACTTCGGTCGTCACTCCGACCAAGGTGCGTACGCTGCTTGGCCACGCCTTGAAGGACACGGACAACAGTTTCATTGCCCCTACTCTGGAGCCTCTCGAGGTCGCTACGGCGATTACCGATGCTATTGAAGAGGGCCGCTCGCACTCGATTTCGCAGCCGATGATGACCAAGATGCTACCGTTCGTACGTGCAATGCCCGAGTGGTATCGCACCTTTATCGCTGCACTTGGCAAGACGGACGGTGCCGTCACCGCCGAGTCGATCCGCAGTGGTCTCCAGGCTGGCTACGGCAAGAACTGGTCGAAGGAAGACTTTGACAGCATTCTTGGCGAAATGGCCGCCCAGTACGACAAGTCGGCGTAAATAGAATATGAAGCAGCTAATTTCCAACTACAGTGGACACACCTGTGTTCCAGATCAGCGCCGTGTGCAGATTATAGCTCGTCGTGGTACAttggcgcatcgtccatcTCTTCGACTACCTCGgcggaagcgctgcttggggAAAACATGGCATCGTCTTGGGGAAAGACGGTCGACGTACTTGACGTGGAGGACGTGGAAGGAGGCGCTGAAGCTGCGTTCGGTGAAGGCACATTGTCCAGCCTTGGCGATGTGGTGAGCGCCGTCAAATCTGGCGAGGCTGTAGAAAACGAGATGGAAGTGGTATCCGAGGTGGATTCGCCGGTGGATGTTGACAGCTCTTGTGTCGTATGCATCGATGGCAGCGTCGGGGTAGGGCCCAGTGGCGATGTGGTATCTACCGACGAGATCCTTGTCGAGGGAGCGAG harbors:
- a CDS encoding uncharacterized protein (TransMembrane:2 (i20-37o57-77i); EggNog:ENOG503NUZA; COG:Q), whose translation is MPYHAKRFDLDSIIRTLDKVPFSPPFLVILPVVALFLGNRGQSLNTVLQRAANLSTWQDLLCVRFRCISYMMLFILIKTVSRFFSLRAENNYVPQRDPPNWSQDVVAITGGATGIGKDIVETLSKKCKARIAVLDIAEPTYAQAAPGSPPILWIQTDVTSADAIAAAHQKIKEVFGTSPSIVIGCAGIAIGGPLLTTSSGIVDKTFKINSLQHILLAKEFVPFMAKNNHGHYVTVASSASYYTPPLLSAYCMSKAAALAFHEELRVELRVAYNAPRVRTSVVTPTKVRTLLGHALKDTDNSFIAPTLEPLEVATAITDAIEEGRSHSISQPMMTKMLPFVRAMPEWYRTFIAALGKTDGAVTAESIRSGLQAGYGKNWSKEDFDSILGEMAAQYDKSA